The Sulfurimonas hydrogeniphila genome includes a window with the following:
- a CDS encoding response regulator transcription factor: MKNFTLLYAEDEYTTRKNHIAYIKSRYNCTVYEADNGEEALSLYKTHSPHIVLTDITMPFLSGLELSKEIRKISKHTQIIILTAHSEKEKLLEALSMQMLNYLVKPIKRKELTQSIDIALELLKTESFTKNIIHLNTISTYNLDTKEYFVNNTLILLSNYETKLLHLLCLNVNKSLNSFDIFVNIWEDNDKEYSAASIRTLIKKLRKKLPDGILINIYGGLYTLKPLQQVE; encoded by the coding sequence ATGAAAAATTTTACACTACTGTATGCAGAAGATGAGTACACCACAAGGAAAAATCATATTGCCTATATAAAAAGTCGATACAATTGTACTGTTTATGAGGCTGACAACGGAGAAGAAGCGCTTAGTTTATACAAGACACATTCCCCTCACATTGTTCTTACAGATATTACAATGCCCTTTTTATCAGGCTTGGAACTTTCAAAAGAGATAAGAAAAATCTCCAAACATACACAAATCATTATACTTACTGCACACTCTGAAAAAGAAAAACTGCTTGAGGCTTTAAGTATGCAAATGCTTAACTATTTAGTAAAACCTATCAAAAGAAAAGAATTAACACAGAGTATAGATATAGCATTGGAATTATTAAAAACTGAATCTTTTACCAAGAATATTATACACTTGAATACAATCTCAACATATAATTTGGATACAAAAGAATATTTTGTCAATAATACATTGATTTTGTTAAGTAATTATGAAACGAAACTTTTGCATCTATTATGTCTCAATGTAAACAAATCGCTCAATTCATTTGATATTTTTGTTAACATTTGGGAGGACAATGATAAAGAATACAGTGCTGCTTCTATAAGAACACTTATAAAGAAGCTTCGAAAAAAACTCCCTGATGGAATTTTAATAAATATATATGGTGGTTTGTATACTCTTAAACCCTTGCAGCAAGTGGAATGA
- a CDS encoding DMT family transporter, with the protein MLKNVESGILFMLGAALISALNGALTKILSEDISALEIVFFRNLIGIFIILYTLQHTAPKLTGGKIYMLFTRGLFGFMAMILFFYTISVIPLGEAITLNKTSPFFVTLFAYFLLHERLNKSTLLALFIGFFGVVLITKPFGMSFSYTHFLGILGGFFAAAAYTTIKKIKDIYDSRVIVLSFVGVGTFLPALLFLTAPFVNAPASLSFLFPEFILPTTLHVWLLVVFMAFISTLSQWLLTKAYSAQNLSIIGVVSYTNIPFAIGFGYLLGDSFPDILTFTGIIFIISGGILVSRR; encoded by the coding sequence TTGTTGAAAAATGTAGAGAGCGGCATACTTTTTATGCTTGGTGCGGCTTTGATTTCTGCACTCAACGGAGCGTTGACTAAAATACTCTCCGAAGATATTTCTGCTTTGGAAATTGTTTTTTTTCGCAATCTCATCGGAATTTTTATCATACTGTATACGCTGCAACATACGGCGCCAAAACTTACAGGCGGAAAGATTTATATGCTTTTTACCCGCGGGCTTTTTGGATTTATGGCAATGATCCTCTTTTTTTATACCATTAGCGTTATTCCTTTGGGCGAGGCGATAACTCTGAACAAAACCTCTCCCTTTTTTGTAACACTGTTTGCCTATTTTCTTCTGCATGAACGTTTAAACAAATCGACACTGCTGGCACTGTTTATAGGCTTTTTCGGCGTTGTTCTCATAACCAAACCTTTTGGAATGAGCTTTTCATATACCCATTTCCTGGGTATTTTGGGCGGTTTTTTTGCAGCAGCAGCATATACAACGATAAAAAAAATAAAAGATATATATGACTCACGTGTGATTGTCCTCTCCTTTGTGGGTGTAGGAACATTTTTGCCGGCATTGTTGTTCCTGACTGCACCCTTTGTCAATGCTCCTGCTTCGTTAAGCTTTTTGTTCCCTGAGTTTATTTTGCCGACTACATTGCATGTATGGCTTTTGGTGGTTTTTATGGCATTTATATCGACACTCTCCCAGTGGCTCCTGACAAAAGCATACAGTGCGCAAAACTTAAGTATTATAGGTGTTGTCAGTTATACAAATATTCCCTTTGCCATAGGTTTTGGGTATCTGCTTGGTGACAGTTTTCCGGATATATTGACATTTACAGGCATAATTTTTATCATATCTGGTGGTATTTTGGTAAGCAGGCGTTAA
- a CDS encoding ATP-dependent DNA helicase — MNYKALILDKLDRKQNIFLTGGAGVGKTTVTREIIAAFEREAKKVAKLASTGMAATLIGGQTLHSFFDLGIASDVDELQKNAKFEIKKKIKKLILSMDLIVIDEISMVSDTLFAMIELRLKQADFNGSLLLVGDFLQLPPVVRGYGEVKFAFESPAWQNFSFETVELTHIYRTDDLRFIELLHAVRFGRIDEQTHNHLNEFIKPLPADLSQFTFLFGKNASAAKHNKAQLDFIDEALHVKEAQIVKHLKSTKDKEVERFMDDARIDKELALKVGAPVLFTRNAWNYFNGERGTVVNVDECYVYVQKSDGKVVKLEPSAQSKAVWKEKSVEGKKEMVEENVFTVYQFPIKLAFAITIHKSQGMSIEDLIIETNEIFAPSQFYVALSRSCNPARLTLIAPKRQWYELAYVNPKALNFVQKEEAC, encoded by the coding sequence ATGAATTATAAAGCCTTGATACTTGATAAATTAGACAGGAAACAGAATATTTTTTTAACAGGCGGTGCCGGTGTTGGAAAAACGACTGTTACAAGAGAAATTATTGCAGCATTTGAGAGGGAGGCAAAAAAAGTTGCAAAACTGGCTTCAACCGGAATGGCTGCTACACTTATAGGTGGGCAGACACTGCACAGCTTTTTTGATTTGGGGATTGCTTCGGATGTGGATGAGTTGCAAAAAAATGCAAAATTTGAAATTAAAAAGAAGATTAAAAAACTGATATTGAGCATGGATTTAATCGTTATTGATGAGATTTCCATGGTCAGTGATACACTCTTTGCAATGATAGAACTGCGTCTTAAGCAGGCAGATTTTAATGGCTCTTTGCTGCTCGTAGGTGATTTTTTGCAACTCCCCCCGGTTGTACGCGGTTATGGCGAAGTAAAATTTGCTTTTGAATCACCCGCCTGGCAGAATTTCTCTTTTGAAACAGTGGAACTGACACATATCTACAGAACAGATGATCTTCGTTTCATAGAGCTTTTACATGCAGTGCGATTTGGCAGGATAGATGAACAGACGCATAATCATCTGAACGAATTTATAAAGCCATTGCCCGCTGATTTGAGTCAGTTTACATTTTTGTTTGGCAAAAATGCTTCGGCTGCAAAACACAATAAAGCCCAGCTTGATTTTATAGATGAGGCTTTACATGTAAAGGAAGCACAGATTGTAAAACATCTCAAATCAACGAAGGACAAAGAAGTGGAGCGTTTTATGGATGATGCCAGAATAGATAAAGAACTTGCATTGAAAGTGGGTGCTCCTGTTTTGTTTACACGAAACGCCTGGAACTACTTTAACGGAGAAAGAGGCACTGTTGTGAATGTGGATGAGTGCTATGTGTATGTGCAAAAGAGTGACGGCAAAGTGGTAAAACTTGAGCCGAGTGCACAAAGTAAGGCCGTATGGAAAGAAAAGAGTGTAGAGGGAAAAAAAGAGATGGTGGAAGAGAATGTTTTTACGGTCTATCAGTTTCCAATAAAACTTGCGTTTGCGATAACCATCCATAAGTCACAGGGGATGTCCATCGAAGATTTGATTATAGAGACCAATGAGATTTTTGCACCTTCTCAGTTTTATGTGGCACTTTCACGTTCCTGTAATCCTGCAAGACTCACACTTATTGCCCCAAAAAGACAATGGTATGAGCTTGCATATGTAAATCCAAAAGCTTTGAATTTTGTACAAAAGGAAGAGGCTTGTTGA
- a CDS encoding GGDEF domain-containing response regulator, which yields MNKKILIVEDNKTLAKLIAKKLQSALGLTVDVAYSMAEAKLFIARYTYFIALLDINLPDAPNGEIVDFVTEKNIRTIILSGNIDKEFRKKILKKNIIDYVNKSGVDDINYIIHAIQRLQNNAKHKVLVVDDSRVFRKQMQTMLENLFFQVISVAHGEEAIGMLKSQPDISLVLTDYNMPVMDGLELVIEIRKTYTKNELCILVLSSNEDEEITALFLKHGANDYVKKPFSKEEFSCRINNSIEALENIQMITNYANRDYLTGLYNRRYFFDTINEYIDEVKNSGEKFAIAMIDIDHFKNINDTYGHDTGDKIIIALADILRSSTNPHDIVARFGGEEFCVVLKNINQYSAEEIFNRLREEVEKFSYHLKDDKYINFTVSIGATLFNEEESLEENINAADMLLYNAKKNGRNQVVFQA from the coding sequence ATGAATAAAAAAATTTTAATTGTAGAAGATAATAAAACACTGGCAAAACTTATTGCAAAAAAGCTACAATCAGCACTTGGGCTGACAGTTGATGTAGCATATTCGATGGCAGAAGCAAAACTGTTCATCGCACGATATACATACTTCATAGCACTTTTAGATATAAATCTTCCCGATGCTCCAAATGGAGAGATTGTTGATTTTGTGACAGAAAAGAATATTCGTACAATAATTTTAAGCGGAAATATTGACAAGGAATTCAGAAAAAAGATTCTTAAAAAAAATATAATTGATTATGTCAATAAAAGCGGTGTAGATGATATAAATTATATTATTCATGCTATACAGCGTCTGCAAAACAATGCAAAGCACAAAGTGCTTGTCGTGGATGATTCAAGAGTTTTTAGAAAACAAATGCAAACAATGCTGGAAAATCTTTTTTTTCAAGTCATCAGTGTAGCTCATGGAGAAGAAGCAATCGGCATGCTAAAGTCACAACCTGATATCTCTCTTGTTCTGACTGATTACAATATGCCTGTTATGGATGGTCTGGAACTTGTTATTGAAATCAGAAAAACATATACCAAAAACGAACTCTGCATTCTTGTTCTGTCTTCAAATGAAGATGAAGAGATAACGGCACTCTTTTTAAAACACGGAGCAAATGACTATGTTAAAAAGCCTTTTTCCAAAGAGGAATTTTCCTGCCGCATTAACAATTCCATAGAAGCTTTGGAAAATATACAGATGATCACAAACTACGCAAACCGTGACTACCTCACAGGGCTGTATAACCGCAGATACTTTTTTGACACAATAAATGAATATATCGACGAAGTTAAAAACAGCGGTGAAAAATTTGCCATCGCGATGATAGACATAGATCACTTTAAAAACATTAATGACACTTATGGTCATGATACAGGAGACAAAATCATCATCGCCCTCGCAGATATCCTGAGAAGTTCTACAAATCCGCATGATATTGTAGCAAGGTTTGGAGGAGAAGAGTTTTGTGTTGTACTGAAAAATATCAATCAGTACAGTGCAGAAGAAATTTTCAACAGGCTCAGAGAAGAAGTGGAAAAATTCTCATATCATCTAAAAGATGACAAGTATATAAATTTCACTGTCTCAATAGGTGCAACACTCTTTAACGAAGAGGAATCTCTTGAGGAGAATATTAATGCAGCCGATATGCTTTTATACAATGCAAAAAAGAACGGAAGAAATCAGGTTGTTTTTCAAGCCTGA
- a CDS encoding vWA domain-containing protein, with amino-acid sequence MQKTEEKISQAKAKLLLEYPYFGTLASKIDVVMNDDIEAFKSDGKKLEINSDYLKNLELSEMEFVFANGAMHASLAHEMRKNKRTGWLWQMATDMAVNDMLVQNGLDMPYGAQYRERFSGMYAEEIYAELKDDILRDDEDLEYEADDAGDVEQKENNEQEQQSSEQQLQEEILQEQLFAEEAIALLESKMHKGEAPVTIERFFQLGDFGKIDWRNELRIALDPYFRDDYVMMPPSKKLLYRGIYLPSNISQTFRLVIAVDSSGSIDTVLLNEFLSEVNFLMTLVQNYQIELLVCDEKIQSHSTFYSGERLEIDIKGGGATDFRPVFYFIEENFDDVKLLLYFTDLAGVFPKNAPDYEVKWISSKEKELPFGTLIKLDQA; translated from the coding sequence ATGCAAAAAACAGAAGAAAAAATCTCGCAGGCAAAAGCAAAACTTTTGCTTGAATATCCTTATTTTGGAACCCTTGCCTCCAAAATCGATGTTGTGATGAATGATGATATTGAAGCCTTTAAAAGTGACGGTAAAAAGCTTGAGATCAACAGCGATTATCTGAAAAACCTGGAACTCAGTGAAATGGAATTTGTCTTTGCCAACGGGGCGATGCATGCCAGCCTGGCTCATGAGATGCGTAAAAACAAACGCACTGGCTGGCTCTGGCAGATGGCTACGGATATGGCAGTCAATGATATGCTTGTACAAAACGGCTTGGATATGCCCTATGGTGCACAATACCGGGAACGTTTCAGCGGGATGTATGCAGAGGAGATTTATGCCGAGTTAAAAGATGATATTCTGCGTGATGATGAAGACTTGGAGTATGAAGCCGATGATGCAGGTGATGTAGAGCAAAAAGAGAACAATGAGCAGGAGCAACAGAGTTCAGAACAACAGTTGCAAGAAGAAATTTTGCAAGAACAGCTTTTTGCAGAGGAAGCCATTGCTCTTTTGGAATCCAAAATGCACAAAGGTGAAGCACCGGTGACGATTGAGCGTTTTTTCCAACTGGGTGATTTTGGAAAAATTGACTGGCGAAATGAACTGAGGATTGCACTTGACCCGTATTTTCGAGATGATTATGTCATGATGCCGCCTTCTAAAAAACTGCTCTACAGGGGTATATACCTGCCTTCGAATATTTCTCAGACTTTCCGTCTTGTGATTGCAGTGGACAGTTCCGGTTCCATTGATACAGTGCTTTTAAATGAATTTTTGAGTGAAGTAAACTTTTTAATGACATTGGTGCAAAATTATCAGATTGAACTGCTTGTATGCGATGAAAAAATCCAATCACACAGTACTTTTTATAGTGGAGAAAGATTGGAAATTGATATAAAAGGCGGCGGGGCAACTGATTTTCGTCCTGTGTTTTACTTTATAGAAGAAAACTTTGATGATGTGAAACTGCTTTTGTATTTTACAGATCTGGCAGGAGTTTTTCCGAAAAATGCACCGGATTATGAGGTGAAATGGATAAGTTCCAAGGAAAAGGAACTTCCGTTTGGAACACTGATAAAACTGGATCAGGCTTGA
- a CDS encoding AAA family ATPase, which produces MRAGELTQALQALVLQKVPTFLWGAPGIGKSSIVKQIAEKNKLGFIDLRLALMDPTDLKGIPFYDKESHTALWAPPAFLPSEGQGILFLDELNSAAPAVQSSAYQLILDRRVGEYELPEGWAIVAAGNREGDRGVTYRMPAPLANRFVHFELEVSVDDWREWAYKSGLDSRIIAYISYKNEHLFTFDAKKEHKSFATPRSWEYVGSILQSALPASVLLETVSGAVGRDVAVSFLSFLKVMDRLPDIGKILSADDFVYSDEVDVLYALSSGLVSHYLQNPSDERLENLLRYTLKLKGEFAVMIAQDLQRAGITMEGSTVFKEWVKKFSYLLQ; this is translated from the coding sequence ATGAGAGCAGGAGAATTGACACAGGCTCTGCAGGCACTGGTCTTGCAAAAAGTGCCCACATTTCTGTGGGGAGCACCTGGAATTGGAAAGTCTTCGATTGTCAAACAGATTGCAGAGAAAAACAAGCTTGGTTTTATTGATTTGCGTTTGGCTTTGATGGACCCGACAGATTTAAAAGGCATCCCTTTTTATGACAAAGAGTCACACACCGCACTTTGGGCTCCGCCTGCTTTTTTACCGAGTGAAGGCCAGGGGATTTTGTTTTTGGATGAGCTTAACTCTGCAGCGCCTGCCGTGCAGTCTTCGGCGTATCAGTTGATACTTGACAGACGTGTCGGTGAATATGAGTTGCCTGAGGGATGGGCTATAGTTGCTGCGGGAAACCGTGAGGGTGACAGAGGCGTGACCTACAGGATGCCGGCTCCTCTGGCAAACCGTTTTGTGCATTTTGAATTGGAAGTGAGTGTGGATGACTGGCGTGAGTGGGCATACAAATCCGGACTTGACAGTCGCATAATTGCCTACATAAGTTATAAAAATGAGCATCTCTTTACCTTTGATGCAAAAAAAGAGCATAAAAGTTTTGCAACACCCAGAAGCTGGGAATATGTCGGGAGTATTTTACAAAGTGCTCTGCCTGCATCTGTGCTTTTGGAAACAGTGAGCGGTGCGGTAGGACGGGATGTTGCCGTTTCATTTTTGAGTTTTTTAAAAGTGATGGACAGGCTGCCCGATATTGGGAAGATACTCAGTGCAGATGATTTTGTTTACAGTGATGAGGTCGATGTTTTGTATGCTTTGAGCTCTGGACTGGTGAGTCACTATCTGCAAAATCCAAGCGATGAGCGATTGGAAAATTTACTCCGATATACGCTCAAGCTCAAAGGGGAATTTGCCGTGATGATAGCACAGGATTTACAACGAGCGGGCATCACTATGGAAGGCTCAACCGTCTTTAAAGAGTGGGTAAAAAAGTTTTCCTATCTGTTGCAATAG
- the nhaA gene encoding Na+/H+ antiporter NhaA encodes MKLYAPWEKAFEKISTPLENFIHAQTTTGLILFFTTILALILANSPFSGLYYDIFHTPISVSIGSWKLSQSLSHWINDGLMTFFFFLIGLEIKREILIGELSNIKVAILPIFAAVGGMVFPALIYMSINTDGPGANGWGIPMATDIAFAISALVILGRRISPALVTFLIALAIVDDLGAVVVIALFYTEQIHILPLFLAGLSFFIMVAFNRFGIHMLLPYLIVGIFMWLFMLESGIHATIAGVIAAFAIPSKPSYTPLDFTTHTKNLLDEYDNYPIATDHTMHEKQRALLQNLKDRIDLVSSPALRLEHALHLPIGLFVIPLFALANAGVSLDFTSFSQSLANPVSLGIVSGLLLGKVIGIFGVSYLSVKLGIARLPHNSSMSQLFGVAILGGIGFTMSIFVADLAFAGNSTLIFQAKTGILLASLLAGFLGFVWLRFVVSK; translated from the coding sequence ATGAAGTTATACGCACCGTGGGAAAAAGCTTTTGAAAAAATTTCCACTCCTTTGGAAAATTTCATTCATGCACAAACAACTACGGGACTTATTTTATTTTTTACAACTATTCTTGCTCTTATACTGGCCAACTCACCTTTTTCCGGACTCTATTATGATATATTTCATACGCCCATATCTGTTTCTATAGGTTCATGGAAACTTTCACAGTCACTCAGCCATTGGATAAATGACGGACTGATGACCTTCTTTTTCTTTTTGATAGGACTTGAAATCAAACGGGAAATTCTCATCGGAGAACTCTCAAATATCAAAGTTGCCATTTTGCCTATTTTTGCAGCTGTCGGCGGTATGGTTTTTCCTGCACTCATATATATGAGCATCAACACAGACGGTCCCGGTGCAAACGGCTGGGGCATACCAATGGCCACAGACATAGCATTTGCCATCAGTGCCTTGGTGATTTTAGGACGCAGAATTTCTCCGGCACTTGTTACATTCCTGATTGCGCTTGCTATTGTAGATGATCTTGGGGCCGTTGTAGTTATTGCACTTTTTTACACCGAACAAATTCATATTCTCCCTCTTTTTCTGGCAGGTTTGTCATTTTTCATTATGGTGGCCTTTAACCGTTTTGGCATTCACATGCTTTTGCCCTATCTCATTGTAGGCATTTTTATGTGGCTGTTTATGCTCGAATCAGGTATCCATGCGACAATTGCCGGTGTTATTGCCGCTTTTGCAATTCCCTCCAAGCCCAGCTATACTCCTTTGGATTTTACAACACATACCAAAAATCTGCTTGACGAATATGATAATTATCCCATTGCCACCGATCACACAATGCATGAAAAACAAAGAGCCCTTTTGCAAAACCTCAAAGACAGAATTGACTTGGTAAGTTCTCCTGCTTTGAGGCTTGAGCATGCGCTTCACCTTCCCATAGGACTCTTTGTCATTCCTCTTTTTGCACTTGCAAATGCCGGTGTCAGTTTGGATTTTACATCATTTAGTCAAAGTCTAGCCAATCCTGTCTCCCTGGGTATAGTATCTGGGCTTCTGCTGGGCAAGGTCATTGGTATATTCGGGGTTTCTTACCTGAGTGTGAAGCTCGGCATTGCCAGACTGCCGCATAACAGCAGCATGAGTCAGCTGTTTGGTGTTGCCATTTTGGGCGGTATTGGTTTTACGATGAGTATTTTTGTCGCTGATTTGGCCTTTGCAGGCAACAGCACACTGATTTTTCAGGCAAAAACAGGAATACTGCTGGCCTCATTGCTTGCAGGTTTTTTGGGCTTTGTCTGGCTGAGATTTGTTGTCTCTAAATAG
- a CDS encoding GGDEF domain-containing protein, producing MKYDFSGVLEGDSELIYTELRDRYLTCIESYACEQVVKNFYLRIINLFHQSFTSNDINTLYKELALYKISMNVPYIIMTNEIYGLKNLLLSRIAQNIESNKILNLISLFKEINNGVAYIYLSRYTQEIYTVNNNRLSSLSDLLDKDIIIKHYEAHLNWLNDLAKHINSFDKNDFPELDGMQCEFGHWLHNSAKKIIQNNSKLKALIRLHNDLHMFAKKIFVNLKTSEYHVLISYLEKCELISLSIGTELALIDNIEMNKKMTKDNLTGALNRNSLELIFKTQYELSYATGNSFVLAMCDLDYFKNINDTYGHVAGDKMLHFFVAIVKKHIRTSDIVIRYGGEEFMIILSAIQKEAGFKVLEKIRQAFEAAVLEADGQKLQATVSMGAMWIKPDKIYRHTLLDEYVMIVDKMLYCAKENGRNTIEAI from the coding sequence ATGAAATATGATTTTTCCGGAGTTTTAGAGGGTGATTCGGAGCTGATTTATACCGAACTCAGAGACAGATATTTAACCTGTATAGAATCATATGCCTGTGAGCAGGTGGTAAAAAATTTTTATCTGCGAATTATTAATCTATTTCATCAGTCATTCACTTCGAATGATATAAATACTCTCTATAAAGAGCTGGCACTCTATAAAATTTCGATGAATGTTCCCTACATTATTATGACCAACGAAATATACGGGCTGAAAAACCTTTTGTTATCCAGAATTGCGCAAAATATTGAGAGTAATAAAATTTTGAATCTCATATCCCTGTTTAAAGAGATAAACAATGGTGTTGCCTATATTTATCTCTCGAGATATACACAGGAGATTTATACGGTCAATAATAATCGGCTCAGTTCTTTATCTGATCTTTTGGACAAAGACATTATCATAAAACATTATGAAGCGCATTTAAACTGGCTGAATGATTTGGCAAAACATATTAACAGTTTTGACAAAAATGATTTTCCCGAACTTGACGGGATGCAGTGTGAATTTGGACACTGGCTGCACAACAGTGCAAAAAAAATCATCCAAAACAATTCAAAGCTCAAGGCTCTGATACGGTTGCATAATGATTTGCATATGTTTGCAAAGAAAATATTTGTAAATTTAAAAACATCGGAGTATCATGTACTTATCTCCTATTTGGAAAAATGTGAGCTTATCTCTTTGAGCATCGGTACAGAGTTGGCACTTATTGACAATATCGAGATGAATAAAAAAATGACCAAGGACAATCTGACAGGTGCGCTCAATCGAAATTCCCTGGAACTGATATTTAAAACCCAATACGAACTCTCTTATGCCACAGGGAACTCTTTTGTTCTTGCAATGTGTGATTTGGATTATTTTAAAAATATAAATGATACCTACGGGCATGTCGCCGGAGATAAAATGTTGCATTTTTTTGTTGCAATTGTGAAAAAACATATCAGAACTTCTGATATTGTCATCCGATACGGAGGCGAAGAGTTTATGATAATTCTCTCAGCCATACAAAAAGAGGCAGGTTTCAAAGTATTGGAAAAGATACGCCAGGCTTTTGAAGCCGCGGTACTTGAAGCGGATGGACAAAAGTTACAGGCCACTGTAAGCATGGGGGCTATGTGGATTAAGCCTGATAAAATATACAGGCATACCCTGCTTGACGAATATGTAATGATTGTGGATAAGATGCTTTACTGTGCCAAAGAGAACGGAAGAAACACGATTGAGGCTATTTAG
- a CDS encoding dipeptide epimerase, with product MKIQKIERQIKKRALKTPFVTALRRVENVEFIRLRIRCDNGLYAYGEAPATKAVTGEDLQSIANAIGGLQDALLGLTPGEALHVIHGSTMGSSAKASLDMAVVSLLAQQNNQTLLQYLGTKDFSPIFTDITVSLNDADIMLSDAKKAFDNGFHILKVKLGSDLEHAVAVTKMISETLVDAEVLIDANQAWNLEQSLYYVEAVAGLHVSLIEQPVVADDLQSLKTITQKSTVPILADEAVFTLEDVKKVYEEGCADMINVKLMKCGGVSKAQEILEYARSNNIECMLGSMLEGPVSIHAALCLAFAYRDVVKYVDLDSPLLYKDTPEILGEFGIIRNTIQSLAGSNIYKG from the coding sequence GTGAAAATACAGAAGATAGAAAGACAGATAAAGAAAAGAGCACTGAAAACCCCTTTTGTTACCGCGCTGCGACGGGTGGAAAATGTTGAGTTTATACGGCTAAGGATTAGATGTGATAACGGTCTTTATGCTTACGGTGAAGCGCCTGCCACCAAAGCAGTGACAGGAGAAGACCTGCAAAGCATTGCAAATGCGATTGGCGGGTTGCAAGATGCCTTGCTTGGCCTGACGCCGGGTGAGGCTTTACATGTAATCCATGGCAGTACAATGGGTTCGAGTGCAAAAGCCTCTCTTGATATGGCAGTTGTCTCTTTGCTGGCACAACAGAATAATCAGACACTGTTACAGTATCTCGGTACAAAAGATTTTTCTCCGATTTTTACCGATATTACTGTCAGTCTCAATGATGCAGACATAATGCTCTCAGATGCGAAAAAAGCTTTTGACAATGGATTTCATATTTTAAAAGTAAAGCTTGGCAGTGATCTGGAGCATGCTGTTGCAGTTACAAAAATGATTAGTGAAACGCTTGTAGATGCAGAGGTGCTCATAGATGCCAACCAGGCGTGGAATCTTGAACAGTCACTGTACTATGTTGAGGCGGTAGCGGGATTACATGTAAGCCTGATTGAACAGCCTGTAGTTGCAGATGATTTACAGAGCCTCAAAACAATAACCCAAAAAAGTACTGTTCCCATTCTTGCGGATGAAGCGGTATTTACTCTTGAGGATGTAAAAAAAGTGTATGAAGAGGGCTGTGCCGATATGATAAATGTCAAACTGATGAAGTGCGGCGGTGTGAGCAAGGCACAGGAGATTTTGGAGTATGCCAGATCCAACAACATAGAGTGTATGCTGGGGTCTATGCTGGAGGGACCTGTCTCCATACATGCGGCTCTTTGTCTTGCCTTTGCATACAGAGATGTTGTAAAGTATGTAGATTTAGACTCTCCTTTATTGTATAAAGATACGCCTGAGATTTTGGGAGAATTTGGTATAATACGCAACACAATACAGAGTCTTGCAGGTTCGAACATTTATAAAGGTTGA